A section of the Thauera chlorobenzoica genome encodes:
- a CDS encoding ABC transporter ATP-binding protein, with amino-acid sequence MSLFVADRLVKRFGGLLATDAVSLAVDHGEVHALIGPNGAGKTTLVNLISGLLPADAGRLVLDGVELTAMAPHRRVQHGLSRCFQITSVFGGRSVFDNLLLAVQAHAGSSFRFLRRRAAETGLHRQALELAQTLGLETVLHRVAATLPHGLQRRLDLALALAARPKLLLLDEPMAGMGPDDSQQMVALIGRLRERTAILLIEHDMDAVFQLADRISVLDYGRVLACGDPASIRAHPQVRAVYLGTEEGM; translated from the coding sequence GTGAGCCTGTTCGTCGCCGACCGCCTGGTCAAGCGCTTCGGCGGCCTGCTCGCCACCGATGCGGTCAGCCTGGCCGTCGATCACGGTGAAGTCCATGCCCTGATCGGTCCCAACGGGGCGGGCAAGACCACGCTGGTCAATCTGATTTCCGGCCTGTTGCCAGCGGACGCCGGCCGTTTGGTGCTCGATGGGGTCGAGCTGACGGCGATGGCGCCGCACCGGCGGGTGCAGCATGGTTTGTCGCGGTGTTTCCAGATCACCAGCGTGTTCGGTGGGCGCAGCGTGTTCGATAACCTGCTGCTCGCGGTACAGGCCCATGCCGGCTCGAGCTTCCGCTTCCTGCGCCGGCGCGCGGCCGAAACCGGTTTGCACCGGCAGGCGCTCGAGCTGGCGCAGACGCTGGGGCTGGAGACGGTTTTGCACCGGGTGGCGGCAACCCTGCCGCACGGCCTCCAGCGTCGGCTCGATCTTGCCCTCGCGCTCGCCGCGCGGCCCAAGCTGCTGCTGCTCGACGAGCCGATGGCGGGCATGGGGCCGGACGATTCGCAGCAGATGGTGGCACTGATCGGGCGCCTGCGCGAACGCACCGCGATCCTGCTGATCGAGCACGACATGGATGCGGTGTTCCAGCTCGCCGACCGCATCTCGGTGCTCGACTACGGACGCGTGCTGGCTTGCGGTGATCCCGCGTCGATCCGCGCCCATCCGCAAGTGCGGGCGGTGTATCTCGGCACCGAGGAGGGTATGTGA